From Lucilia cuprina isolate Lc7/37 chromosome 4, ASM2204524v1, whole genome shotgun sequence:
tttttcattttgtagatTTGTTTGATTGTATCAAAAATGCTTTGTATTGAAATGTGACAAACaattaattatacaaataattatgaagaaagaaaaaaatcaatggaAACATATTGAAAAGTTCAAACGAATTTGTAGCGACAGGGATTTCCAATCATTTGTAGCACACAAGGCTTTTATTGGGTTTTTGGCTTCACCAATTATAACTCACCAAACACCCCCGAAAAAGtgatattagaaaatttaatcaCGTTTTTTTACTAATAAGCTTGGTagagtttattaaaatatttatttgtaaatattgtttgtttatttatttatctttaaatattaGGAGTGGGAACTTTTAGCGTTCAATAAACCTCAGCTTTAACACAAACACGTCCCCGATTTTTAAAGCTACATATAGTCAAGGTCAAGTTTTGACTGTTTTGATTGTGGATTATGCACACATTCAATACAATTGGGATTTTTAATAAGTTATGCACACCAACATGATTAAccatctgtctgtgtgtctgtttgtatttgaaaattactacactgaaaaaaatccatgcctaatatatacgaaaaatgtcgtacattgtacgaatcgttcgttgtttcgcaccacgaaattctttcgtaatatatacgaaattgtatgaaatattttagtataatacaaaatattcttaaaaaaattaattttcataaattgaaaaaaaaaaaacgaattttgaataaatatggtaaaatttacgaaatattaatttattcaaacatttttgttcattttaaaataaattatttaattttagttcaaaattattctccacacgaattttcattttttatgaaaataattcgagaataatattatactttttcttaaattttataaaaatgttgtagttttatttaatcataatataattaatatcattatgtttaatttcgctaaaatttaagagaaaaatattacgaaaggttttcgtactttcgtaaaaatagaaaaggggtttattaaataatatttagtaatacacacgaaatttttgtaaatattacgaaaatagatgttacgaattttttttggtaaatttcgtaaattggattattttcagtgtatttaacaatttctgggaatttatatatttaaaaataatcgaATTTCAATAGTTTATCAACCAAGTCATTGCCATTTTACAGTTCAAAAGCCTgagtttgccaaaaaaaaagtcaaTGATCATTACGATTAAATATAAAtcttaaatctatttttttaaattacttgttAGCCATGAAATTATTTCTAACTGGTTTCCTATGCACGGTGCTGGTGGCTTTTGGTAAAGCCCAAGATAATGGTTGCTTTTCGGCCAACGATGTGGGTGCCATGCCCAAGAATATACGCTCTGAGTTATATCGTGGTCAACAGGAGTTTACTTTGGCCATGCTAGAGGCCATTCAAAAAGCCACACCTAATGAAAATGTGTTCTTCTCTCCCTACTCAACTTTCCATGCTTTACTTTTGGCCTATTTTGGTGCCAATGGCAATACGGAAAAGGAATTGGTGCAGGCTTTACGTCTGCAATGGGCCAAGAATAAGAAACACATTAACAATGCTTATCGCTTGGAAAAACAAACACGTTTCACTAGAGCCAAAAACTCCTCGGTAGAATTTGCCTCAGCCGATAAAATTTACTTTGACAAGAGTATTAATGTATCACCCTGTCTCAGTGAGAATTTCCCCGATGAATTGGAAAAATTGGACTTTAGAAATAATGCTGAAGCCAGCCGAATGAGCATCAATCATTGGATTGCCGAAATTACACGCAATGAAATCCCGGAAATGTTAAATCCTGGTGATGTTACCACCGAAAGTGAAATGGTCTTGGCTAATGCTGCCTACTTTAAGGGCCAATGGTCGGATAAGTTTGATCCTAAAGATACCAAACAGGAAATTTTCTATACCTCTCCCAGTCAACATTCATTTGTGCCCATGATGCACAAACGTGGCACCTTCAATTTGGCCATTGATGAACAAATTGGTGCTCATGTCTTGCAAATGCCCTATATGACTTCTAATGACGAGAACAAGGACTCTGATATATCCATGGTCATTATATTGCCTCCCTTCCAATCGGGTTTGGATGAGGTTTTGTCAAAATTGAAACCAGACACTTTGGAAAATGCTTTAAAGGACAGTATGCCGAGAGAAATTGATATTTCGTTGCCTAAGTTTAAGTTTGAACAAAATTTGGAATTGGTACCGGTAAGTAGAGAAGAAATATTTCcggaattttaattttcagaaatttttaatgaaaatttattaattaaaaatttaatttcgccACTCTTATAGATACTCCGCAAATTGGGCATTAACTCTTTGTTCGAGCATAATGCCGATTTATCCGGTTTCTCCGCTGAATCCCAATTGAAAGTAGGTGATGCCAAACATGTAGCCAAAATCAAGGTGGACGAAGAGGGTAGTACAGCTGCTGCCGCCACAGTGTTATTCAGTTTCCGATCTGCTCGTCCCGTTGAACCCACCAAATTCGAGTGCAATCATCCATTTTTGTTCCTAATCTATGATCATACCTCTAAGGCTGTACTATTCACCGGTATCTATCGGGATCCCAAGACACAAAAGTAAATTGCTTCAAGTGTCTggctgtgtgtgtatgtgtgtagagTAGGaagtaaattattattgttatttaatcgCAACCACTTTTCTTCTGTAATTCTCTACTAATTATTCTATACTTTTTATAcgaaactaaaaaatttaaatattgcaaCTAAATActatactttattaatttaaaataaaaaatacgtgATTCATTTATTTgagttctttcttttttttataattattattactattttattaattttatgctgtttttgttttatgtatattttttatttaattattaatttgtatgagtattttataagttttttttttggaaaataaattataaacaatatgaTGACCATTAAAAGCTTTCGgtgattttatttttccataatttGTATTACAAAAAAGTCAAACCAGATATAaggaaatgattttatttaatttttctattgaacttaaataaataaacaatattttaatgcgAAATTATTGTTGCATGTTATtgttgaatttttgtaaaaactacaaattgtttgaattatttttgttcaatatttttctaaattaggTTGTACACGCTTGATACATgtattaaatgcaaaatatttgttataatttaatattaattatatgaaaattgcgtctatttatgtcaaattgtatcaattttatgttcaataggatttaaaacattattgatCAATGTTGTAAACGATTAACTTTAATTGTGCAATTCACagtcgatgtcgtatcgttgtatgtcatatATCAGAAAATACCACTGAAAGTAAAATTATGACAGTAATCAACAAAGTTGTAtcaaaaatagatagatagatagatagatagatagatagatagatagatagatagatagatagatagatagatagatagatagatagatggatagatggatagatatatagatatatagatatatagatatatagatatatagatatatagatagatagatatatagatagatagatagatagatagatagatagatagatagatagatagatagatagatagataggtatatagatagatagatagatagatagatagatagatagatagatagatagatagatagatagatagatagatagatagatagatagatagatagatagatagatagatagatagatagatagatatatagatagatagatagatagatagatagatagatagatagatagatagatagatagatagataggtagatagatagatagatagatagatagatagatagatagatagatagatagatagatagatagataggtatatagatagatagatagatagatagatagatagatagatagatagatagatagatagatagatagatatatagatagatagatagatagatagatagatagatagatagatagatagatagatagatagatagatagatagatatatatagatagatagatagatagatagatagatagatagatagatagagatagatagatagatagatagatagatagatagatagatagattgatagatagatagatagatagatagatagatagatagatagatagatagatagatagatagatagatagatagataggtagatagatagatagatagatagatagatagatagatagatagatagatagatagatagatagatagatagataatagataatagatagatagatagatagatattagatagatagatagatagatagatagatagatagatagatagatagatagatagatagatagatagatagataaaatagatagatagatagatagatagatagatagatagatagatagatagatagatagatagatagatagatagatagatagatagatatatagatagatagatagatagatagatagatagatagatagatagatagatagatagatagatagatagatagatatatagatagatagatagatagatagatagatagatagatagatagatagatagatagatagatatatagatagatagatagatagatagatagatagatagatagatagatagatagatagatagatagatagatagatagatagatagatagatagatagatagatagatagatagatagatagatagatagatagatagatagacgatagatagatagatagatagatagatagatagatagatagatagatagatagatagatagatagatagatagatagatagatagatagatagatagatatatagatagatagatagatagatagatagatagatagatagatagatagatagttagatagttaccAAGGTTGGCAACCGTTTCCAAACGCTGAAGAAGTAGCGGTATCAGTATTATGACATATTTCGGTATTGGTATTTTAGCGTTACCGGTATTTTGGCTTAATTCGGAACGATATGTTCGCGTTATCggtattttgacttatttcgtTATTAGTATTTTAGCATTATCGGTATTTCGGTATCGCCATTTTAGTGGTAACGGTAGTGtattcaaattaacaaaaattaatttaacggcaatttcaatatatgtatttattcggCTACGCAAAATAGAACCACTTCTGAAATAAAAGAAGTCAATTCCGGAAGTGGTCCTATATATGGTCTTTGAAATTAATCTAATAAACTTCAGGGAGATTTTTGGAATAGAGCCTTCAATGTAGAATTGGgtcaattatgtttttttaggtCAGCAAATGACAGCAAATGAGCTTTTAATAAATTCAGTGGGGTTAAAACTGAATTATTGACCTACTTATGTCTGTCATACTTTGGCTCTGACCttgttgatatatgtatattcttgactatagtctaagcaaatagtctagtctatattttattatattatattttttaaatagaataacGGTATCGGTATTTTAACTTATTGCGGTACTGATATTTTAGAATTATCggtattttgacttatttcggTATCGATATTTTAGAGTTATCGGTATTTCGACTCATTTCGGTATCAGTAGTAGTGCTGAAAAGGTATTTTAGCGGTAACGAAAGCTAAGCGATAACGCTTGCCAACCTTCACCCCTATTCTGCacttcgattacgtttacgcataCAGTTACGAaacgatcgaaaaaaggtattccaacaaaaaattgaatcgtaagaaaaagaagaagcatttccatttcatttcaatgctttacgaatgtGTGTATTACGCGTTACGATCGTACCTATGTTTTTGTAAGTTCTTGTTAatgtggcggagagtcgaatcgaaatgcagaataccgaagttgccaaacggagaaaatttcgattcgaattgaaatgtaGAACACCCCTGCAGCCTGACAAACTAGAACACTAACTACTAGCcacaaaagaaatgtttaaaaacgatCGTAGGTTAAAAACGAtcgtaattttaaaaagtatttaatattaacCATTTCTTTATATGCGTATGTCTTAAAGTATTTCCTaacaatttttgactttttcaagtctttaaaacattaaaactgACAACTACTGGAACAAAtctattaatttcattaaaacattatttcttaatcaatttataAGTTATAACATAGACCACAATCAACAAGAATCATACAAAAGTCGACCTTGTTTTGTATGATTGTCATTGATCTCGATTTGTATTTATGACCCTGTATTGGGATTATGAATATGTTGTGCAAAAACTATTGTAGTTTCATTGATAGAAAAAGCTTTCGACATAAtcgattatttttaataattttgtttttatatcgaGTACTTCTTTTAAAAGGTTTCAGATCATGttctttaagcttttaaaattaaaactgtaataacgtttttataccctacaccactttagtggggagggtatattgagtttgtgctgatgtttgtaacgcacaataatactgGTCctgtacccaccttaaagtataccaatcggctcagaatcatttgtCGATTtgtctgagtcgatttagctatgtccttccgcccatgtaaaccttgttatcaaactacaggtcgcaattttgaagataattcgatgaaatttggtacatgatattctattgtcccagggatgaaacctattgaaaacggtccattatttcacctaggccccatacaactgtacccccgattagggcttgtaaaccttgttatCAAACTGCAGCAATTTTAGAGGTAATTCCGTACTAATTCGGTACCATAGAcgaggcctattgaaaatggttaacatcggtccattattttacctaggccCCAAATAATGCtttgttatgaaaactaaatcacattatattcggcctcgcccgactacaaCTTCTTACCAGCAA
This genomic window contains:
- the LOC111680339 gene encoding serine protease inhibitor 88Ea, with product MKLFLTGFLCTVLVAFGKAQDNGCFSANDVGAMPKNIRSELYRGQQEFTLAMLEAIQKATPNENVFFSPYSTFHALLLAYFGANGNTEKELVQALRLQWAKNKKHINNAYRLEKQTRFTRAKNSSVEFASADKIYFDKSINVSPCLSENFPDELEKLDFRNNAEASRMSINHWIAEITRNEIPEMLNPGDVTTESEMVLANAAYFKGQWSDKFDPKDTKQEIFYTSPSQHSFVPMMHKRGTFNLAIDEQIGAHVLQMPYMTSNDENKDSDISMVIILPPFQSGLDEVLSKLKPDTLENALKDSMPREIDISLPKFKFEQNLELVPILRKLGINSLFEHNADLSGFSAESQLKVGDAKHVAKIKVDEEGSTAAAATVLFSFRSARPVEPTKFECNHPFLFLIYDHTSKAVLFTGIYRDPKTQK